AGCCCACACAAGTAGTACGTgtttaaaactcgagtctttgaCATTCGGTTTCACTTTAAGTAAACCGAGTCTcagagactcgagttccacgtaaACACCTTGCCACATCAAACTATTTAAAAGCACGTAAACCGAGCCTTAGAGGCTCGATTTAGAGGCCCAACatcgagcctctgaggctcgagttgctagAATTTCAAATTGTTTCCAAACCGGGCTAACTAACTGAATAGTTAGatttttatgggtaattacccattttcgcctgGTAAAGGCTTTCAACCCGAGTAACCCAACTTAAcccttactatttttttttttttaagccgaAAACAAACCTCATTcattcaatatttaaaaaactaGAATCTAAATACAATGCCTCTAAGGAAGATAGTGGTGATTCTTCTAACCATACTACATCATCATCTATTTGGCAAGCATAGCGAGCCAGAGAATGGGCTACAAAGTTTACACTATGATGAATACAACTAACAGAGTAGAACATCGAATATTTTCTTATATCAAACCCAACCAAGACAAATTGATAGATGGGGATGAAATTGCTTTCATAACATTTACATTGTCTCCCTCAAGAATAATCTTTGAGAAGCTTGCCTCCACCACAAACTCCATTGCTTTCCGACATGCCATTGCCTCTGCCTCCTCGCTATCCATTACTGGAGATCCTTTAGCCGATAAAGCAACCATCACTAAACCCGTCTCATTTCGAACCACTGCACCACAACCTGATGCACCCATCGGTGTAAATATAGCagcatcaaaatttaatttgtaaacAGACCCAGAGGGTGGCCTCCACGACTGTCTAGGCTTTGCATGTGCCGGAATGGCAAGATGGTTTTGAGCCTCCTTATACTCCTCTAAGTAGTCCCTTGCTCTTATATTTAGTTGATTCGGGTCTTGTAACTTACCTCCATGGACAACTGTATTTCTTTGGTTCCAAATTAGCCAACTTTGGACTAGAAAAAGTTCAAACTCCTCAGTGGACAGCTTGTTCAACATAGTTATAAACAGCTGCAATATATCGTCCTGACCACTTGCACACTTCTCTATTTGAGTCGGACATCTAGCCCAAACATCTTGTGCCGCACCACATTCCCATAGCCTGTGAACAACTGATTCAGGAACTTGTTGACATATACTACAATTCCCATCTTCCATGACCCTTCTTTTGACCAAGTTCTCTCATGTTGGCAAGATATCTTGGCAAACTCTCAAACCAAAGACCTTTATCTTATTTGGCACAtgaagcttccacaattttctcCAAACCTGACCTCCTGCCATTGGTTCCGAGCTCTCTCCCATCCCATTTTCTTCCCTTGAGATCAATCTCGCTATGTGATAACCTGACTTCATTGAGTGTACATGCAAGTTAGAATTGAGCTTATGTAGggaaataaaataagttatctAACAATACATTTACATGAAAAAACTTGAAAAGATGCTAGCTTTGACATGAcacttgaaaaagaagaagaaagtgatagTAAGAACATAAAAGGACATGAGATGTACATGGAAAACCCTaaaaaagggataaaaaaaacCATGGTTTGAGCAAGAATAGAATGTTCTTGCTCTACTCAGATTGTATTATGTATGAAAATAGGTCACTCTTATACAATACAGGTGTTCTTGCTTCCTACCATCTTAACTTTCTACTGTCTTCTCTAAAATACCTATTTGGGTTCTTGCCTAAAACTACAGTTGCATGTCCCTCTTATAATCTGAGGAATATGGTTGAGTACAAAGACAAGTGTCAAGacattatttctttattttggacCTTTTCACAACTGTGATGTTATCTGCTAACTAGAGGATAGGAATTGCGCCAACGTGGCATTGGGACTCGTGGGTAGGTAACTTTGCCACTACTTAGGAAACAAGTCTTGGAAATTGAGAGGGACATCAGGAGTATTGTGATTGATACACGTGTCTCTGAGGTGGTCCAACATGCATTCAACCAATTAGAGATGTCCTCATAGCTTCTGACCTTAGAAAGTCACTATCTCTCTTTTTGTGAGTGCTTGAGTACCATGTCAAGTGCATATCTTACTTCCTTCCTAAGGTAGTCACGCCTTTAGCACAGACCAAGAACAAGATCCCTTAGCCAACACTTCCTCTTCTTTTGCTCACCGCCGTTCCACATGTAAGGTCCAGATTCAACCACATATGCATTCTCCCATGCCTTAGTGGTGTTATGTACACCGAGTAAACCCCATTTTTATTGTGCAACCATAAGACCAAATCATAAACATGTCTTCTACTTAGAGGGATCCAAAGAATGGCTTATGCATCATTCTAGTGAAAATTCGATTCAATCAATTCACGATCCCACCAATGAATTCTCCAATCAATCAAATATGACACTTGGCATTCCCATTCCTCTTGTGCTGGTGGAACAATCACCATGTTTGTTGGATGATTCGGAATCCACTTGTCCTGCAACTCGAATAGAAGAGCCGTTTCCCACCCTTTAGCAGCACCCTTTCCTCATGATTGGTTGTGCTGCCACTAAGCTTTTCCACATAAAAGAGCTATTTGGAACGTCAAAAGCCTCCAAAAAATTACCCCTTGGGAAATACTTTGCTTTAAAACATCTATAAATAAGAGACTCATCATTTTGTAATAATCTCCAACCTTTCTTTGCCAACATAGCTAAATTGAAATTCCATAAATCACGAAAATCGAGTCCACCCTCCTTAGATTTTGTCAGTATATCCCAACTTTTCCAATGGATCTTCCTCTCTTCACCAATTtgcctcccccccccccccccccaaaaaaaaatcttgcacacATAGAATTAAGTTCATCACAAAACTTAATTGGTAGTTGAAAGACACCCATCATATATGTAGGAATGGAATGTGCCACCGCTTTTATTAACACTTATTTTCCAGCTCTAGATGGTAATTTTTATTTCcatcattggattttttttccaaaccatttccttaataaaaaagaaggttTGGTATTTTGACTTTCCAACCAATGTCGAAAGCCCCAATTAGGTATCGAACCGGTACAGCTCTTTAACTCCCAAGGTACTCTTTATCCAATTTTTCTATTCAATTGTTGTATTGCTACTGAAGAAAACTAAAGACTTCTCAAAATTGATACATTGACTTGAAGCCACTGCATATTGCTGTAAAGTATCATTAATGACTTGGACTTCTTGTTGATTCGCTTGGCAAAACAGTAAAGAGTCATCAGTAAATAATAGATGGGATATACTAGGAGCTCTTCTACATACCAAACACCATGGAGCCGCCCATCCTCCTCTACCTTTGCTAATAAAGATGTGAAACTTTctgcacataaaagaaataaataaggcGATAGGGGATCCCCTTGACAAAGCCCCCTAGATAGGATGGTATTACCATAAGCTTTACCATTGATACGAACATCAAAAGAAGTTGTGGTGACACAACTCATGACCCAATCAATCCATACTACTGGGAAACCCATCTTGGTCATCATACCTTTAAGGAAAGGCCATTAAACCCTGTCATaacccttattattattttagatttcttttttggagaaagtactattatctatactactatttaagaggTGTTGGGGGCGGAAAAGTTTTCCTTCCGACAAATGAGATTTGTGTTAGGTTAGGGGCCTAAACTAAAACTCGACATGGGCTTAAAGCACGGCCCAAAGGCTATTAGTGAAGCTTTTGAGAAATTTGCCTTATATTATGCCTTGGGCCTAGGTTAGGACTAGCAAGAATTATGGGATGGCCCAAAACGTTTCCTACAGTAGACATGTCGGCACAATAGAAAAGCCTACTGCAATAAAGAAATAGCCCAGTGGTAAAAGATTCCGGCGGTAAAATATTCCAGCAGTAAAATGAGACAGAACAGAATAAACCTCCAGCTattaattatttcataaattaagaAGAGTGTCTACATCTCTAAAATCATCATCCATAGGTTCTAGTGAGAATAAGTCCTCCAATACAAGAACATGAGGGAAAACTCTATAGTAACAATTACATTATAACCTTCAATtgtaaattaataaacaaacacTATGGGTTCCATTATAACAAGTAATGGAGAGAGCTTAGTGTGAGataaagggagaaagagagagattccaGCTAGTGCAACAAGATCATTATTATGCTAGAGTATGTTCATGGATATGGTATATGTAATGAGTAGTGAGGGTCATTTTAATAGTATAAGTAGGTAGAGAGAGGGTATTTAGTAAAGCTGCTGGGACTTTCTGTTGAGGATGGATGAAAGCTTATGAGTAGAGGTGTGACGGGTATTTGTGagctgggggggggggggggaagaacTTTGTTTCTAATTTTGAAACTAAGAGCTCAGAACCTCAATAAGTGCTTaaagaaaattagagagagagagagagagaggaaaatatggaAGTTTGTAAGAGAGTTCTTCTCTATTGGTGTGTCTTGAGGTGTTGGTGGAGAGCTCTATTTATAGTTGAGTTTAAGGGGGTTTTCAGCAAATAATCTCTGCCAAAATCAGTCTCAATCTTCATTAAATCCTTAGAAAATCGTTCCTAGGATTTGGCCAAGAATGGTAAGTTCAGCTTTAAggtgttcttgttgtttttcGTAACAGCAACTGGAGGTTCTGATTTAGCATTAAATGTTGATTGTCCTCAACTAATGAGATTAGAGCATGTATTAGGTTAATAATCTTGGTTGTCTGTTGCTAGTATCAGAGCTTCCTAGGGCAGATTGTGTtaccccaagccaggtgtcaatcTTTGAGCTCTCTGTTGGAAACTCTGTTGGAGATCTCCTTAGTGCCCTCTAAACCACAGTTCCCTAAGTTTCCCTATTAGGGTTCATGTGCTTGGTTCATGAACCAAAAAATGTACATATTTGGCATGGTAATGAGCTGTTTATAAGTAATTCTAGAAGCTTCCATGGTCTATTCATGGCTGCCCCTTATTCCTTGACCGATTGTgttggaaaagagagaaagcatGGTTGGCTTTAGCTTCACAGCTTTATGTATTGTCAGCACAGCTTTATGTCACATCAGTAATCATGAAAATCAACTTGCTAAGGAAGGGTGTAAGCTCAGCTGGACATGTGTCCCCTTCTAATCTGATTTGACAAGTTGAAAATGATGGTAGTGGGCCCTAACTATCAACTTAGTTGTGCTGACACTTAACTAGTGGCTAGTCTAACCACTTTAGTTACTCAAGTGAGATTTGGTTGCTGAGATTAGCACATGGGTTGGGCTGTCTCGGCTGGGCCTTGTTGTTAGGCTTCTTTGGGCTTGTTCATCGctacaaaatgaatagtttCGTCATGGGTAATATACATTGGCTTTTATAGTTATAGTTTCTTATGGAAGAAATAAGCATAGTTCCTATAAATTTTGTAGAAGAAATAGTTTTGAAATATGGGTAATATGTCATAAGCAATTTATGTTTCCCATGAGTTAAGGAATTTAGTAtatcaaaatatgtttttgccAATGAATAGTTTTGATCTTTGAgcataacataatttttttgccaaatatTATTTGAGCTTTGG
The DNA window shown above is from Quercus lobata isolate SW786 chromosome 7, ValleyOak3.0 Primary Assembly, whole genome shotgun sequence and carries:
- the LOC115951885 gene encoding uncharacterized protein LOC115951885; this translates as MEDGNCSICQQVPESVVHRLWECGAAQDVWARCPTQIEKCASGQDDILQLFITMLNKLSTEEFELFLVQSWLIWNQRNTVVHGGKLQDPNQLNIRARDYLEEYKEAQNHLAIPAHAKPRQSWRPPSGSVYKLNFDAAIFTPMGASGCGAVVRNETGLVMVALSAKGSPVMDSEEAEAMACRKAMEFVVEASFSKIILEGDNVNVMKAISSPSINLSWLGLI